In the Pocillopora verrucosa isolate sample1 chromosome 4, ASM3666991v2, whole genome shotgun sequence genome, AGATCAtatttaatattcatttttttcgtGGCAATTGTCATTATGTTCATTTCACTTCTTTTAACGAGTGAATATAACACTAGTTTAACTGACCAGTTCAACTAACGTCATGTATACAATTTTATTTCGTAGGTAACAAGTATGGTTGAGCTGAGTAATGCAtggtaataatttattttgtgtatAATGCGGTTGTCAGGGATTTCAATGGTATAAAGGCAATTAGGGGTGTTCATTTTCGTGAATTTTGCTCCAAATTATTCATTCTCTGATCATTTCTGTCTGACTTGTTGTTTTCTCTCTCAAATGATTTCTCTGAGTAAAATCTGGCCTGATTTATTTCAACTACCTTTCTTCATCTCTTAATCTCTTTAAGCCTTTATACTGAAAAGGAATTAGAAATACTAGGAAAGCATATATTGATCAccttgcagaaaaaaatttggcgaggaatgatgaaaaatccaaACAGCGTGTTTTGTAAGCTGTCATAATCTACTCAACGAATAAAACGAAATTTTAAGGGCAAATACTCATCAGGCGTCACGAGAGCTCTTTGGGTATACAGTTGAAGAAACTCAGTGCAATCGACTATTATTGTTTTATGCCTTTCAAAAGACTATTTACACCGTTACTTAAAATATTACGAGCACAAGGGAGCTGTATACCTCTCCTTTGTGCTATAATAGAAGCTTTGTTACTACGCCGTACTCGAACGCGTGATGAGGAGTAACTGTTCATTTCAATgataaagaaacctttttttgtaGATATTCTGATCATatcatcggcagaaatattggacaagatggcggtcgcgcttgcgcatttcgtccataatggcgtacaaataatataagaaactgtatggaaatttgtaaagatttctaaaatataacagtcaggagctcatggtccggTCTactctcgatcgagacatattcagtactgattctgctattcatcaaacctcacagggactcgataaatagaaaccacttacttcccgagccagttcttttgtcattgatcattgacctaTTCctcgccatacagttcttaaaaatccgtcgttctctaTCtcaaacactcgcctattacaggaaagtgcatcaataaagtcaactgctctcgatcgaattgactgctacagagttcgaagcgtccgAATATcttgtaaaattgccatttcctcccatccAAAAACTTCCCAActcgccagaatatcccttattttccatgttgagtaagtgacgagacgccatgttgaaaactatgactgaaatagttaaacacgagcaacgctgatcttcgaatcgtcggccatatttgtttatgttcttgcagggaaatgAATGAATTAGTTCTtaggtccttttcggaataaaaatatgccaggcattgaatgcaaagttagtagtcttagcgcgaaaattaaattaaagcaaatcaaaattctgacatcatgtcatcgctctgcctcgaacaatcccaaagatttacttgcaggtcctcttttctttttattttcatcaaatagaagatctgcggtgctcaaattgtataagtcatggtacgaaacactcttctttgcagatcgagccgtgatcgccgccatattgaattctcttgatattctattgttccggagtatagtacgatataccgctgataattgttagcgggctcgaaatgtccttgatttctggcgatgttATGGTGCCTCTTGGCAAAAAATTTTGGACGTGAGGCAACTGAATTCTTCAAATGTGTCTGTATGCATTAATTCATGAAACAAATAGCCCATATGCTCCAATATCGGCACGAAATTCAATATTTGTTATTCATGACTTCAAACAATTAATGACCGAAGATAAAATGAGGAAACTTCTTCGTGAGGTTATTCCGAACTGATAATCAATCATTAGTTTAAATATATCCGGCTGCAACGTAACATTTAGCATTTCGTTTTCGGcgagaaatttacattttaacctGCATTCAACTCGTATATGTAAACAACAACTTGAAGGCTGTCGACTTTTGGCCTGACAAGCCAACAGCAGTGTTTTCACTAAAGTACCGAATATTCAGTAAAATGATAAGGTCTCCTTCATCATTTTTTCAGCTGAAAACAGGAGAGGGAAGACGCTTTTCCAAAAAGCTTAGAATCGCGAGTTCGAAAACAGCTTTCGTGGTTTTCTAATTAAGAGATCCAACCACGTGGATAAATGATCAACGCAAGCTTGTCTAGCTCTGAAGCTGATGGTCCCTTAACCACAGCGGACATCGTTTTTGCGGTGATTTACTCGCTGATCGTTCTTCCAGGTATTGTGGGAAACTCCATCATTATAACAATTGTGTGGAAAAACTCTTCAATGCACACAACTACAAACTATCTGCTGATGAATTTGGCTGTGGCCGACCTGATCACATTGTTACTCTGTCCCGGTTTTTACGATTTTGCCATAACGAAAGTTCACCTACAGGGTATCACCGGAGACGTGATCTGCAAGTTGTTTGTGGGAAATGCTATTGTTCCTATAACCATAAACGCAGGCGTGCTTACAGTCTCTACCATCGCCGTGGAGAGATATATGGCGCTTGTGAAACCGTTTCGCACTGCAAAGCTgactaaagaaactgtgaaatATGTTATAGCAGTTCTGTGGCTGTTAGCTCTACTATCGTGCATACCAGATATTCAAGCTAATACATACAACATCTCTTCAACCAAATATCCTTGCAAGCGCCCCTGGAGTTTGGATGAGTATTTCCTTCACAAACCCTTCATCATCTTCACCTGTGCTGGGTTTGGCCTCATGAGTTCCTCGATACTCATCTTCtgttattttgaaatcattcgTGGATTGTACTTCACCAGAACAATTTGCTCGGAATCGACATGCAAtgatgaagaaaggaaagcgaAGAAACAATTAGCTCGTCTTGTAATTTGGTTGGCAATCGTCTTTGCTGCGTGCTCGCTGCCATACTCcgtatatttcattttcttggtaTCGGCTGACAGAAAAACTGTCGAGGAGAACTACGATGTTTTGTTTGAACTTCACAGAACCTCTCGGGTTTTACTGTTTTCAAACTCTTTCTTCAACCCCTTGTTATATGCCTTACAGAGTTCCAATTATCGAGACGGATTTAAGTTAATTTGTAGTGTCAATTCTGGAATGCCTTGTTGCAAGCGTACAAATGCTGTGAGAAGTTTAAGCCTAACTCAAAGGGGGGAGACTTTACACCCATCCCAAGGAGTTTTTGTCAAAAAGGAGATGGCGgtttaatttctaatttttaattgatGATTAACGGTAAAACTTAAAGCCAAAAATATCAGCCTTTTCTGCACCCAGAGAATCTTTCACTGCTAGTTATTTTAAGATACCTTTTTTACTTTCGAACCGCTCGCCACAACTTGCTTGCGATCTCACTACACTCAAAGATGAGATTAAAGATTCTTCATTTCGAACTAACAACCCAACAAAGACCCTTATGGATACGATATAATATTTGCATATCTTATGTCAGAttagacaaataaaattgacgTTTGGGAAACTTAATGGCAATATGATGATAAAATCGTGTTGCTTCCAAAAACGTCTCGATCCAAACTCACTGAGAAGATATTaatgtgttaattttttattgacTTCTGACGTGGGAGCTAATTTTTTCAACGTGTGTTAACtaaaaagacaaatattttcCTTGCAAATTCTAAATTATGGCGTTAATGGAGAGAATCTGACagagagcgaaaaaaaaaacgttttagtGATGAATCAGGTCTCCCTTTCGCAAGGGTTAAATCTTTTATGTCATAAAGTTTTATTTGTAGATGGCGTTCTCCAAGAAAGTAGATCTATAAACTCTCCGATTTATTAGATATTTATGTATGCCTCTAAACTCATTTTAGTAGAGCTCTTGAACGTGAAGATTTTGTCACCTTAATGACAGCATAAATAGCATATTCAATTTGAGATAATTTCAAGTTTAGTTTTATTCAGGCtgaataaatattaatttcctCTCTGTTGTGTTTTACCAGAAAATGGAACAAGTAAATCATTATGGTTTCTCAATAAAAGTAGAAGCTGTGTTAACACAACTTTTGCAGCGATACACGAAGATTGAGTTCGTTACACTTTTTATTGGGGGTAGGAAGAATAGCAAAGTTGCATGCTTTGGGTCTGGCTTTGAGCCCAGAATATTTTTAGAACACAAATGCTATGAATTTATAGAAAAAGGAGGAACAGTTCTCCTTCTTCCTAAAACGAAGACTGGGAATTACGAAGAGACAAGAGGAAAACGGATAATACCATTCCAAAATGGATTACTACATTGACAAAAAACGCATCAGAACTGGTTCAACTTAACGCTCACGTTGTCACGGAAAATGTCTGCTTCGATAACAAAAAGACAACGAATTCGTGATAGCCCCACAATATCAATTTAATAAacccaaaaaaaatataaaaccaaTTCTTGCTTAACAAGCagctattttattttaattccacTCGCGAAACTGCAAGACAAGAATCATCGATAAAAAATGGCTGGTTTTATTACcccctttttctgtttttacgATTTTAAGATGGAATTACTTTCTAAATTAGCTTCTCGGAAAATGaaattctcattttcatttcatttttaaatgcaaaaataaaattgtgcACCAGCTAAATTAGCGAGAAATACGTTACTATGCAAATATCTAGAATACACGAAAATTCGGTCAAAGCCTTAAGCGTTAGTTTTCTAAGTTCAGTAGCGTTAAAAAAATCAGTCGCTCTAAAAAGGTAAATGGctattgaaatttttcgtttcaAATCGGTGGTTTGATCATACTGCTCGTTTTTGACAATAAaagcttgaaatatttcattattaagGATTTCATCATTCTCTCTTGGTAGCAATACAGCTCTTCTGTTGTTAATCAATTTTGACAACAAATGAGAACTCTTCTGCTCCATCTCACGCGGCCGCAACAGGCGAAAGTTGACAACTTGAAATAGTCAGCAATAATCGGCACAGGATTACACAAACAGATCATGAACGGTATCTCTTTTTGCGCTTTTTAGTAAGGCTTTCGTGTttatcagggtaatttagtattatcagctgagttgataacgtaaagagtttaaaggctgatgtttcgagcgcaGCTCCTTTTTCTGCATTTCAAACCACACACAAAgagttaacgctcgaaacgtcagcctttaaactctttacggtggccaatttatgttatcaactcggttggtaatactaaattaccctgttatactctcccaccgaagcagcaccacagtttctttagaaacctacccccttttttcatgtttatcgTCCAGTCACCCACGTTATATAGTGACGCAAACCTGCGCAAAACGCAGGGACTGGGATCAAAAGTTGAGGCCAGCCGGCTCTACACCCCAGGTATCTAGGTGCTCGCTCTTGCGAGAAGGCCAACGTTAAATGACGGAAACATGTATAGCGTTTAGAACTTTGTTAGATAATCACCCGTCGGGATGTACAcgcatttttctttaaatacgtATATAATAGCTAATGCGTGAGACTCCAGCTTCAACTCCCTGtcttcatatatatatatatatatatatatatatacatatatatatatatatatatatacatatatatatatatatatatataaatgaatgtgggggtagagtctaccttagcataaagtgctcaatgctaCGGTAGCAGAGCTAAGCAtatataagttaaagaattaaagaggacgcatcgattctctgtgactctgagtttcgcgcctaagcgccCGTCAGATGGAtgaaagttctgtctgacgagtgcttaggcgcgaaactcagagttacagagaatcgatgcgtcctctttaattctttaacttatatatatatatatatatatatatatatatatatatatatatatatatgtatgtatgtatgcatatTCACAAATACGTTTTTCCCGTGTATCCATTTTCCTTATGGGAAAAGTTTCCAGTGCCACCATTGTTCGGAAATGAGACGGTGCTTTCAATGTCATATTCTTCGTGCGAATCATCTGACTCGTTACCAGACTCtaaat is a window encoding:
- the LOC131796051 gene encoding galanin receptor 2b-like, producing the protein MINASLSSSEADGPLTTADIVFAVIYSLIVLPGIVGNSIIITIVWKNSSMHTTTNYLLMNLAVADLITLLLCPGFYDFAITKVHLQGITGDVICKLFVGNAIVPITINAGVLTVSTIAVERYMALVKPFRTAKLTKETVKYVIAVLWLLALLSCIPDIQANTYNISSTKYPCKRPWSLDEYFLHKPFIIFTCAGFGLMSSSILIFCYFEIIRGLYFTRTICSESTCNDEERKAKKQLARLVIWLAIVFAACSLPYSVYFIFLVSADRKTVEENYDVLFELHRTSRVLLFSNSFFNPLLYALQSSNYRDGFKLICSVNSGMPCCKRTNAVRSLSLTQRGETLHPSQGVFVKKEMAV